One Micromonospora eburnea genomic region harbors:
- a CDS encoding ABC transporter ATP-binding protein: MLIRLLRNHLRPYRRPLAAVVAFQFVGTMASLYLPSLNAEIIDRGVAVGDTGQIMRTGGWMLLVSLLQIACSIAAVYLGAKTAMGFGRDVRAAIFSHVNRFSAREVARFGAPSLITRNTNDVQQVQMLVLLTCTMLVAAPIMSIGGVVMALREDVGLSWLMLVCVPVLAVALGLVIRRMVPGFRLMQTRIDTVNRVLREQITGIRVVRAFVREPYETERFGVANGDLTATALRIGRLQALIFPLVMLVLNVSSVAVLWFGAGRVDSGQIEIGALTAFLQYLMQILMAVMMATFMLMMVPRASVCAERIVEVLDTESSVAPAARPVTEVSARGELELRGVGFQYPGATAPVLHDISFRAEPGRTTAIIGSTGAGKTTLLTLIPRLVDPTTGMVLVDGVDVRELAPDELWRRIGLVPQRPYLFSGTVASNLRYGNPDASDADLWAALEIAQAREFVAEMPGGLDAPIAQGGTNVSGGQRQRLAIARALVRKPEIYLFDDSFSALDLGTDARLRAALKPVTAEAAVVIVAQRVSTIIDADQILVLEDGGVVGMGRHEDLLQTCPTYAEIVASQQTAEVAA; encoded by the coding sequence GTGCTGATCCGCCTACTCCGTAACCACTTACGCCCGTACCGGAGGCCGCTGGCCGCCGTGGTGGCGTTCCAGTTCGTCGGCACGATGGCCTCGCTCTACCTGCCGAGCCTCAACGCCGAGATCATCGACCGGGGCGTGGCCGTCGGCGACACCGGCCAGATCATGCGTACGGGCGGCTGGATGCTGCTCGTCAGCCTGCTCCAGATCGCCTGCTCGATCGCCGCCGTCTACCTCGGCGCGAAGACCGCGATGGGGTTCGGCCGCGATGTCCGGGCCGCCATCTTCAGCCACGTCAACCGCTTCTCCGCCCGCGAGGTGGCCCGGTTCGGGGCACCCTCGCTGATCACCCGGAACACCAACGACGTTCAGCAGGTGCAGATGCTCGTCCTGCTGACCTGCACCATGCTGGTGGCCGCGCCGATCATGAGCATCGGCGGCGTGGTGATGGCGCTCCGCGAGGACGTCGGGCTCTCCTGGCTGATGCTGGTGTGCGTGCCGGTCCTGGCGGTCGCCCTGGGCCTGGTCATCCGGCGGATGGTGCCGGGCTTCCGGCTGATGCAGACCCGGATCGACACGGTGAACCGGGTGCTGCGCGAGCAGATCACCGGCATCCGGGTGGTCCGCGCCTTCGTCCGCGAGCCGTACGAGACGGAGCGCTTCGGGGTCGCGAACGGCGACCTGACCGCGACCGCGCTGCGGATCGGCCGGCTCCAGGCACTGATCTTCCCGCTGGTGATGCTGGTGCTCAACGTCTCCAGCGTCGCGGTGCTCTGGTTCGGCGCCGGCCGGGTGGACTCCGGCCAGATCGAAATCGGCGCGCTGACCGCGTTCCTCCAGTACCTGATGCAGATCCTGATGGCGGTCATGATGGCCACCTTCATGCTGATGATGGTGCCCCGCGCGTCGGTCTGCGCCGAGCGCATCGTGGAGGTGCTGGACACCGAGTCCTCGGTGGCGCCGGCTGCCCGGCCGGTGACCGAGGTGTCCGCCCGGGGCGAGCTGGAACTGCGCGGGGTCGGCTTCCAGTACCCGGGGGCGACCGCCCCGGTGCTGCACGACATCTCGTTCCGCGCCGAGCCCGGGCGGACGACGGCGATCATCGGCTCCACCGGCGCCGGCAAGACCACCCTGCTCACCCTGATCCCGCGGCTGGTCGACCCGACCACGGGGATGGTCCTCGTCGACGGGGTGGACGTCCGCGAACTGGCCCCGGACGAGCTGTGGCGGCGGATCGGGCTCGTGCCGCAGCGACCGTACCTGTTCAGCGGCACGGTCGCCAGTAACCTGCGGTACGGCAACCCGGACGCCTCCGACGCCGACCTCTGGGCGGCGCTGGAGATCGCCCAGGCCCGGGAGTTCGTCGCCGAGATGCCGGGCGGCCTGGACGCGCCGATCGCGCAGGGCGGCACGAACGTCTCCGGCGGTCAGCGGCAGCGACTGGCGATCGCCCGCGCACTGGTCCGCAAACCGGAGATCTACTTGTTCGACGACTCTTTCTCCGCGCTCGACCTCGGCACGGACGCCCGGCTGCGGGCCGCCCTGAAACCGGTCACCGCGGAGGCGGCGGTGGTGATCGTGGCCCAGCGGGTCTCCACGATCATCGACGCCGATCAGATCCTCGTGCTCGAGGACGGAGGCGTCGTCGGGATGGGCCGACACGAGGACCTGCTCCAGACCTGCCCCACGTACGCCGAGATCGTGGCGTCCCAGCAGACCGCGGAGGTGGCGGCATGA
- a CDS encoding MarR family winged helix-turn-helix transcriptional regulator, with protein MEPLVRFPDALHHAPLGRLIAIAGHLVEQHWGRYLAEHHGLTSAGMRVLFILAGTGESTHREVAERCFVRPATLTGIVDTLERDGFVERRRDVNDRRSVQLTLTDKGREHAQALIEMIHSDRPLTSVDADPAKRAVIREFLAELITTMSDGAIGRLNPDKESTDMTRGPRLC; from the coding sequence ATGGAACCGCTCGTCCGCTTCCCCGACGCCCTGCACCACGCGCCGCTCGGTCGGCTGATCGCGATCGCCGGGCATCTGGTCGAGCAGCACTGGGGGCGTTACCTGGCCGAGCACCACGGGCTCACCTCGGCCGGCATGCGGGTGCTGTTCATCCTGGCGGGCACCGGCGAGAGCACCCACCGGGAGGTCGCCGAGCGGTGCTTCGTCCGCCCGGCAACCCTCACCGGGATCGTCGACACCCTCGAACGGGACGGGTTCGTCGAACGCCGCCGGGACGTCAACGACCGACGTAGCGTCCAACTCACGCTGACCGACAAGGGCCGGGAGCACGCCCAGGCCCTCATTGAAATGATCCACAGTGACCGGCCGCTCACCTCCGTCGACGCCGACCCGGCCAAACGGGCAGTGATCCGTGAGTTCCTCGCCGAACTCATCACGACGATGTCCGACGGGGCCATCGGCCGGTTGAACCCAGACAAGGAATCCACCGACATGACACGGGGGCCCCGGCTGTGCTGA
- a CDS encoding DoxX family protein, translated as MAPLIALLLGTTLARLAGLAGVDALDGWHPALRVGLALMFLVTGGAHFGSRRRADLIAMVPPRLPRPALLVTATGVLELTGAVALLVPAAARPAAAGLALLMIAMFPANVSAARRKLTLAGRPVTPLGVRTVLQIVFVAAALPISFGA; from the coding sequence ATGGCACCCCTGATCGCCCTGCTCCTCGGCACCACGCTCGCGCGGCTCGCCGGCCTGGCCGGAGTGGACGCGCTCGACGGCTGGCACCCCGCCCTGCGGGTGGGGCTCGCCCTGATGTTCCTGGTGACCGGCGGCGCCCACTTCGGCTCCCGCCGTCGGGCCGACCTGATCGCGATGGTGCCGCCCCGACTCCCTCGACCCGCGCTCCTCGTCACCGCGACCGGCGTGCTGGAACTGACGGGGGCGGTGGCATTGCTCGTCCCGGCCGCCGCCCGTCCGGCGGCGGCCGGGCTGGCCCTGCTCATGATCGCCATGTTCCCGGCGAACGTCTCCGCGGCCCGCCGGAAGCTCACCCTGGCCGGCCGCCCGGTGACCCCGCTCGGCGTACGCACGGTGTTGCAGATCGTTTTCGTCGCCGCCGCCCTCCCAATTTCGTTTGGAGCCTGA
- a CDS encoding TetR/AcrR family transcriptional regulator: MTETRGYHHGDLRRVLLAAAIEVIEESGPGAVSLRDLARRTGVSHAAPAHHFGDKAGLLTALAVEGFGLLAEALEGAGDDLLAAGVAYVDFAVRHRAHFEVMFRRDLYHWDAPEARAARDRSGAALHSGVARLPAGRATAADPQGDAMAAWSIVHGFATLWLAGVLPPRVGDDPRAAAGAVIHRLFAV; encoded by the coding sequence ATGACGGAGACTCGCGGCTACCATCACGGCGACCTGCGTCGTGTTCTGCTCGCGGCCGCGATCGAGGTGATCGAGGAGTCGGGGCCGGGGGCGGTCAGCCTGCGCGACCTGGCCCGCCGTACCGGCGTGTCACACGCCGCCCCCGCCCACCACTTCGGCGACAAGGCCGGTCTGCTCACCGCGCTCGCCGTCGAGGGCTTCGGCCTGCTGGCCGAGGCGCTGGAGGGGGCCGGCGACGACCTGCTGGCGGCCGGCGTGGCGTACGTCGACTTCGCGGTCCGGCACCGGGCGCACTTCGAGGTGATGTTCCGCCGCGACCTCTACCACTGGGACGCGCCCGAGGCGCGGGCGGCCCGGGATCGCTCCGGCGCGGCGCTGCACTCGGGGGTGGCCCGGCTGCCGGCGGGACGCGCGACCGCGGCGGACCCGCAGGGAGACGCCATGGCCGCCTGGTCCATCGTGCACGGGTTCGCCACGCTCTGGCTCGCCGGCGTGCTGCCGCCCCGGGTGGGCGACGACCCGCGCGCCGCCGCCGGGGCGGTCATCCACCGTCTCTTCGCCGTGTGA
- a CDS encoding GuaB1 family IMP dehydrogenase-related protein, which yields MRFLHGAVPAHDLTYNDVFMAPNRSEVGSRLDVDLASGDGTGTTIPLVVANMTAVAGRRMAETVARRGAVAVIPQDIPIEVVANVVAWVKQRHLVHDTAITLGPTDTVGDAIHLLPKRAHGAVIVVDEAGRPLGVVTDADTVGVDRFAQLRHVMSTELHTVPADADPRTGFDRLSAGRRRLAPVVDAEGRLVGVLTRPGALRATLYKPAVDDRGRLRIAAAVGINGDVTGKARALLEAGVDTLVVDTAHGHQERMLSALRAVRKLDPAVPIAAGNVVTADGVRDLVEAGADIVKVGVGPGAMCTTRMMTGVGRPQFSAVLDCAAAARSLGRHVWADGGVRHPRDVALALAAGASNVMIGSWFAGTYESPGDLYTDADGRRYKESFGMASSRAVSARTAEDSAFERARKAIFEEGISSARMYLDPTRPGVEDLIDEIVSGVRSACTYAGARNLEEFHERALVGVQSAAGYTEGMPLPTSW from the coding sequence GTGCGGTTCCTTCATGGCGCGGTTCCCGCGCACGACCTGACCTACAACGACGTCTTCATGGCCCCCAACCGCTCCGAGGTGGGCTCCCGGCTCGACGTCGACCTGGCCTCCGGAGACGGCACCGGCACGACCATCCCGCTGGTGGTGGCGAACATGACGGCCGTCGCCGGCCGGCGGATGGCCGAGACCGTGGCCCGCCGGGGTGCCGTCGCGGTGATCCCCCAGGACATCCCGATCGAGGTGGTGGCCAACGTCGTCGCCTGGGTCAAGCAGCGGCACCTGGTGCACGACACGGCGATCACCCTCGGCCCGACCGACACCGTCGGCGACGCGATCCACCTGCTGCCGAAGCGCGCGCACGGCGCGGTGATCGTGGTGGACGAGGCGGGCCGGCCGCTCGGCGTGGTCACCGACGCGGACACCGTGGGCGTGGACCGCTTCGCCCAGCTCCGGCACGTGATGTCGACCGAGCTGCACACCGTGCCGGCGGACGCGGACCCGCGTACCGGCTTCGACCGGCTCTCCGCCGGGCGGCGGCGGCTCGCCCCCGTGGTGGACGCCGAGGGGCGGCTGGTCGGCGTGCTGACCCGGCCGGGCGCGCTGCGCGCCACGCTCTACAAGCCGGCGGTGGACGACCGGGGCCGGCTGCGGATCGCCGCCGCGGTGGGCATCAACGGCGACGTGACCGGCAAGGCCAGGGCACTGCTGGAGGCCGGGGTGGACACCCTGGTCGTGGACACCGCGCACGGCCACCAGGAGCGGATGCTCTCCGCGCTGCGGGCGGTCCGCAAGCTCGACCCGGCCGTTCCGATCGCGGCCGGCAACGTGGTCACCGCCGACGGCGTACGCGACCTGGTCGAGGCCGGTGCCGACATCGTCAAGGTCGGTGTCGGGCCGGGCGCGATGTGCACCACCCGGATGATGACCGGCGTGGGCCGGCCGCAGTTCTCGGCGGTGCTCGACTGCGCCGCGGCGGCCCGGTCGCTGGGCCGGCACGTCTGGGCCGACGGCGGCGTACGGCACCCCCGGGACGTGGCGCTGGCCCTGGCGGCGGGCGCCTCGAACGTGATGATCGGCTCCTGGTTCGCCGGCACCTACGAGTCCCCCGGCGACCTTTACACCGACGCGGACGGCCGGCGCTACAAGGAGAGCTTCGGCATGGCGTCGTCCCGGGCGGTCAGCGCGCGTACGGCCGAGGACAGCGCGTTCGAACGGGCCCGGAAGGCGATCTTCGAGGAGGGGATCTCCTCGGCCCGGATGTACCTGGACCCGACCCGGCCGGGTGTGGAGGACCTGATCGACGAGATCGTCTCCGGGGTACGCAGCGCCTGCACCTACGCCGGTGCGCGCAACCTGGAGGAGTTCCACGAGCGGGCTCTGGTCGGCGTGCAGAGCGCCGCCGGCTACACGGAGGGCATGCCGCTGCCGACGAGTTGGTGA
- a CDS encoding LysE/ArgO family amino acid transporter yields MPDPLPSAVAGFSVSLALIVAIGAQNAFVLRQGLRREHVLPVVVVCAASDALLITAGITGLGTAVADRPGLLSAIRWAGAAFLLGYAVLAARRALRPGTLTPTDRPPTTLRAALLACLAFTYLNPHVYLDTVLLLGGVAQQYEQRWAFGVGAAAASAVWFTALGVGAHRLAPLLARTAAWRVLDGAVAVVMTGTAAALLLG; encoded by the coding sequence GTGCCCGACCCACTCCCCTCGGCCGTCGCCGGGTTCTCCGTATCGCTCGCGTTGATCGTCGCCATCGGCGCGCAGAACGCCTTCGTGCTCCGTCAGGGGCTCCGCCGTGAGCACGTGCTGCCCGTGGTGGTCGTCTGCGCCGCCTCGGACGCCCTGCTCATCACCGCGGGCATCACCGGCCTGGGCACCGCCGTGGCGGACCGGCCGGGGCTGCTCTCCGCCATCCGCTGGGCCGGGGCCGCGTTCCTGCTCGGGTACGCCGTGCTCGCCGCCCGCCGGGCGCTGCGTCCGGGCACCCTCACCCCCACCGACCGTCCCCCGACCACCCTTCGGGCGGCCCTGCTGGCCTGCCTGGCCTTCACCTACCTCAACCCGCACGTCTACCTCGACACCGTGCTGCTGCTCGGCGGCGTGGCGCAGCAGTACGAGCAGCGTTGGGCGTTCGGCGTCGGCGCGGCCGCGGCCAGCGCGGTCTGGTTCACCGCACTCGGCGTCGGAGCACACCGGCTGGCGCCGTTGCTCGCCCGTACCGCCGCCTGGCGGGTGCTCGACGGCGCGGTCGCCGTCGTGATGACCGGGACCGCCGCGGCGCTGCTGCTCGGTTGA
- a CDS encoding LysR family transcriptional regulator ArgP, with amino-acid sequence MEGLDTTQLRTLAAVVGEGSFEGAARVLHVTPSAVSQRIRALEEVVGQVLVRRSRPCQATDAGQPLLRLAVQLTLLEREAVAEARGVVDGAAGPTRVPVVVNADSLATWFVPALARVPADLAVCFDVRQDDQDHTAELLRDGAVLAAVTAQREPVQGCRVRPLGAMRYRALAAPALVARWFPDGLAVEALARAPVLVFDRKDRVQHRFLRAVTGRELDPPVHHVPSVPAFSEAIRCGLAWGLVPERLAEPDLADGSCLDLDPGRHVDVPLYWQHWRLESRLLDALTDAVRAEAAVALR; translated from the coding sequence ATGGAAGGGCTCGACACGACCCAGCTACGCACCCTGGCCGCCGTGGTCGGCGAGGGCAGCTTCGAGGGTGCGGCGCGCGTGCTGCATGTCACCCCGTCGGCGGTGAGCCAGCGGATCCGCGCGCTGGAGGAGGTCGTCGGCCAGGTGCTGGTCCGGCGCAGCCGCCCCTGCCAGGCGACCGACGCGGGGCAGCCGCTGCTCCGCCTGGCGGTCCAGTTGACGCTGCTGGAGCGGGAGGCGGTCGCCGAGGCGCGCGGCGTGGTGGACGGGGCGGCCGGGCCCACCCGGGTGCCCGTGGTGGTCAACGCCGACTCGTTGGCCACCTGGTTCGTGCCCGCGTTGGCCCGGGTCCCGGCGGACTTGGCGGTCTGCTTCGACGTACGCCAGGACGACCAGGACCACACCGCCGAGCTGCTGCGCGACGGCGCGGTGCTGGCGGCGGTGACCGCCCAGCGGGAGCCGGTGCAGGGCTGCCGGGTACGCCCGCTCGGTGCGATGCGCTACCGGGCGCTCGCCGCCCCGGCGTTGGTCGCCCGCTGGTTTCCCGACGGGCTGGCGGTCGAGGCGCTGGCCAGGGCGCCGGTGCTCGTCTTCGACCGCAAGGACCGGGTCCAGCACCGTTTCCTGCGGGCGGTGACCGGCCGGGAACTCGACCCGCCGGTGCACCACGTGCCGTCGGTGCCGGCGTTCAGCGAGGCGATCCGGTGCGGCCTCGCCTGGGGGCTGGTCCCGGAGCGGCTGGCCGAGCCGGATCTGGCCGACGGCTCCTGCCTCGATCTCGATCCGGGGCGGCACGTCGACGTGCCGCTCTACTGGCAGCACTGGCGCCTGGAGTCCCGGCTCCTCGACGCCCTCACCGACGCCGTCCGCGCCGAGGCGGCCGTCGCGCTCCGCTGA
- a CDS encoding acetyl/propionyl/methylcrotonyl-CoA carboxylase subunit alpha — protein MRKVLIANRGEIAVRVIRACRDAGLASVAVYADSDRDALHATLADEAYALGGDTAADSYLRIDKLIDIAARSGADAVHPGYGFLSENADFAQAVIDAGLTWIGPTPQAIRDLGDKVTARHIAQRAGAPLVPGTPDPVGNADEVMAFAIDHGLPVAIKAAFGGGGRGLKVARTMEEIPQLFESATREAVAAFGRGECFVERYLDRPRHVEAQVLADQHGNVIVVGTRDCSLQRRHQKLVEEAPAPFLTDAQRAQIHNSAKAICREAGYHGAGTVEYLVGVDGTISFLEVNTRLQVEHPVTEETAGIDLVREQFRIADGEKLRFTEDPTPRGHAIEFRINGEDPGRNFLPAPGTITALRLPSGPGVRVDTGISAGDVIGGNFDSLLAKVIITGETRTEALERARRALDEMVVEGMATALPFHRLVVRDEAFTAEPFTVHTRWIETEFDNTVPAFTAPAGAVEGPAERETVVVEVGGKRLEVVLPAGLGAGTASAAPAAKKPARRGGGAKAGAAASGDTLTSPMQGTIVKIAVGDGDTVAEGDLVVVLEAMKMEQPLHAHKAGTVSGLAAEVGAVITAGAPICTIA, from the coding sequence ATGCGCAAGGTACTCATCGCAAACCGCGGCGAGATCGCCGTACGCGTCATCCGCGCCTGCCGCGACGCCGGCCTGGCGAGCGTCGCCGTCTACGCGGACTCCGACCGGGACGCCCTGCACGCCACCCTGGCCGACGAGGCGTACGCCCTGGGCGGCGACACCGCCGCCGACAGCTACCTGCGCATCGACAAGCTGATCGACATCGCCGCCCGGTCGGGCGCCGACGCGGTGCACCCCGGCTACGGCTTCCTCTCCGAGAACGCCGACTTCGCCCAGGCCGTCATCGACGCCGGGCTGACCTGGATCGGCCCGACCCCGCAGGCGATCCGCGACCTCGGCGACAAGGTGACCGCCCGGCACATCGCCCAGCGCGCCGGTGCACCCCTGGTCCCCGGCACCCCGGACCCGGTCGGCAACGCCGACGAGGTGATGGCCTTCGCGATCGACCACGGCCTGCCGGTCGCCATCAAGGCGGCCTTCGGCGGCGGCGGGCGCGGCCTCAAGGTGGCCCGCACCATGGAGGAGATCCCGCAGCTGTTCGAGTCGGCCACCCGCGAGGCGGTCGCCGCGTTCGGCCGGGGCGAGTGCTTCGTCGAGCGTTACCTGGACCGGCCCCGGCACGTCGAGGCGCAGGTCCTCGCCGACCAGCACGGCAACGTGATCGTGGTCGGCACCCGGGACTGCTCACTCCAGCGGCGGCACCAGAAGCTGGTCGAGGAGGCCCCCGCACCGTTCCTCACCGACGCCCAGCGCGCCCAGATCCACAACAGCGCCAAGGCGATCTGCCGGGAGGCTGGCTACCACGGCGCCGGCACGGTGGAATACCTGGTCGGTGTCGACGGCACCATCTCCTTCCTGGAGGTCAACACCCGGCTCCAGGTCGAGCACCCGGTCACCGAGGAGACCGCCGGCATCGACCTGGTCCGCGAGCAGTTCCGCATCGCCGACGGCGAGAAGCTGCGCTTCACCGAGGACCCGACCCCGCGCGGGCACGCCATCGAGTTCCGGATCAACGGCGAGGACCCGGGCCGCAACTTCCTGCCCGCCCCGGGCACGATCACCGCGCTGCGGCTGCCGAGTGGGCCGGGCGTCCGGGTGGACACCGGCATCTCGGCGGGCGACGTGATCGGCGGCAACTTCGACTCGCTACTGGCCAAGGTGATCATCACCGGGGAGACGCGTACGGAGGCGCTGGAGCGGGCCCGCCGGGCGCTGGACGAGATGGTCGTCGAGGGCATGGCCACCGCGCTCCCGTTCCACCGCCTGGTGGTCCGGGACGAGGCGTTCACCGCCGAGCCGTTCACCGTGCACACCCGGTGGATCGAGACCGAGTTCGACAACACCGTCCCGGCGTTCACCGCCCCGGCCGGCGCGGTCGAGGGCCCGGCCGAGCGCGAGACCGTCGTGGTCGAGGTCGGTGGCAAGCGGCTGGAGGTGGTACTGCCCGCCGGCCTCGGCGCGGGTACGGCCTCCGCCGCGCCCGCCGCGAAGAAGCCGGCCCGCCGGGGTGGCGGCGCGAAGGCCGGCGCGGCGGCCAGCGGCGACACGCTCACCTCCCCCATGCAGGGCACCATCGTCAAGATCGCCGTCGGGGACGGGGACACCGTCGCCGAGGGCGACCTGGTCGTCGTCCTGGAGGCGATGAAGATGGAGCAGCCGCTGCACGCCCACAAGGCGGGCACCGTCAGCGGCCTGGCCGCCGAGGTCGGTGCGGTCATCACCGCCGGCGCCCCGATCTGCACCATCGCCTGA
- a CDS encoding PadR family transcriptional regulator, whose product MMILGLARWMQPVHGYDVRRELLSWGADKWANVQPGSIYHALRKLTDEGLLRAVSTEQVGSRPARTTYEVTAKGDEEFEALLRAQWWQLHEPPDPFAAAFSFLPAMPRDEAAAALRNRANLIRAGIESMRASLESDWVRNRKPVHVGWMFELWLARGEAEMAWCDRIAERIESGVSYLPSAMEGAEGWSGWTGGAPDGHNAE is encoded by the coding sequence ATGATGATTCTCGGCCTGGCCAGGTGGATGCAGCCGGTGCACGGCTACGACGTACGCCGTGAGCTGCTGAGTTGGGGCGCGGACAAGTGGGCCAACGTGCAACCCGGGTCGATCTATCACGCGCTGCGCAAGCTCACCGACGAGGGGCTGCTCCGGGCGGTGTCGACGGAGCAGGTCGGCTCCCGTCCCGCCCGCACCACCTATGAGGTGACCGCCAAGGGTGACGAGGAGTTCGAGGCCCTGCTACGGGCGCAGTGGTGGCAGTTGCACGAGCCGCCGGACCCCTTCGCGGCGGCGTTCTCCTTCCTGCCCGCGATGCCGCGCGACGAGGCGGCGGCGGCCCTGCGTAACCGGGCCAACCTGATCCGGGCCGGGATCGAGTCGATGCGTGCCTCGCTGGAGTCGGACTGGGTGCGCAACCGCAAGCCCGTGCACGTCGGTTGGATGTTCGAGCTGTGGCTGGCCCGGGGCGAGGCGGAGATGGCCTGGTGTGACCGGATCGCCGAGCGGATCGAGTCGGGAGTGTCGTACCTGCCCTCTGCAATGGAGGGAGCCGAGGGCTGGTCCGGCTGGACGGGCGGGGCGCCCGACGGCCACAACGCGGAATAA
- a CDS encoding ATP-binding cassette domain-containing protein: protein MIETRGLRKSFRSRAGRETKTVDAVRGVNLDVAEGEIFGFLGPNGAGKTTTLRMLATLIEPDGGEATIAGADLRKDPAEVRRRIGYVAQGGSTWDESTAREELVLHARLYGISKAEAHRRATRALDAFQLTEYADRKCKTYSGGQRRRVEIALGIIHEPKIVFLDEPTTGLDPQSRAHMWDEIRRLRSEGMTVFITTHYLDEADALCDRIAIMDHGEVVAEGTPAELKREISGEVVQVGLDAAITPRAAELLDSEAYVNKLETVDEGGLRLYVDEGATAIPQVLRRLDGAGLDLRSIELHRPSLDDVFLTKTGRSLRES, encoded by the coding sequence ATGATCGAGACCAGGGGGCTGCGGAAGTCGTTCCGCTCCCGCGCGGGTCGCGAGACGAAGACCGTGGACGCGGTCCGGGGCGTCAACCTCGACGTCGCCGAGGGGGAGATCTTCGGCTTCCTCGGCCCCAACGGGGCCGGCAAGACCACCACCCTGCGGATGCTCGCCACCCTGATCGAGCCCGACGGCGGCGAGGCCACCATCGCCGGAGCCGACCTGCGCAAGGATCCGGCCGAGGTGCGCCGCCGGATCGGTTACGTGGCCCAGGGCGGCAGCACGTGGGACGAGTCCACCGCCCGGGAGGAGCTGGTGCTCCACGCCCGGCTCTACGGCATCTCCAAGGCCGAGGCCCACCGGCGTGCCACCCGGGCCCTGGACGCCTTCCAGCTCACCGAGTACGCCGACCGCAAGTGCAAGACGTACTCCGGCGGCCAGCGCCGCCGGGTGGAGATCGCGCTCGGCATCATCCACGAGCCGAAGATCGTCTTCCTCGACGAGCCGACCACCGGCCTCGACCCGCAGAGCCGCGCCCACATGTGGGACGAGATCCGCCGGCTGCGCAGCGAGGGGATGACCGTCTTCATCACCACGCACTACCTGGACGAGGCGGACGCGCTCTGCGACCGGATCGCGATCATGGACCACGGCGAGGTGGTCGCGGAGGGCACCCCGGCCGAGCTGAAGCGGGAGATCTCCGGCGAGGTGGTGCAGGTCGGTCTCGACGCCGCCATCACCCCGCGCGCCGCCGAGCTGCTCGACAGCGAGGCGTACGTCAACAAGCTGGAGACCGTCGACGAAGGCGGCCTGCGGCTCTATGTGGACGAGGGCGCCACCGCCATCCCGCAGGTGCTGCGCCGTCTCGACGGCGCCGGGCTGGACCTGCGCTCCATCGAGCTGCACCGCCCCAGCCTCGACGACGTCTTCCTCACCAAGACCGGCCGCTCGCTGCGCGAGTCCTGA
- a CDS encoding ABC transporter permease, giving the protein MKFARDTWLIFQRQTQLLLRNPVWVFVGVFQPVMYLLLFAPLLKAALNAPTQAAAYKIFVPGLLVLLAIFGGLFQGFGLIAELRAGVIERSRVTPVSRLALLLGRSLRDVVSLIAQAIIITLLALLFDLRVFIGYLLLAYLMLALIALMTSAVSYGVALKVKSEDALAPLMNTVAQPVLLLSGILLPLALAPGWLQGIANWNPFSWAVDGVRALFAGDLSNDKVWQGLTIIAVLAVAGVVWAARQFARSVR; this is encoded by the coding sequence ATGAAATTCGCCCGCGACACCTGGCTGATCTTCCAGCGCCAGACCCAGCTCCTGCTGCGCAACCCGGTCTGGGTCTTCGTCGGAGTCTTCCAGCCGGTGATGTACCTGCTGCTCTTCGCCCCGCTGCTCAAGGCGGCGCTGAACGCGCCGACCCAGGCCGCGGCGTACAAGATCTTCGTTCCCGGCCTGCTGGTGCTGCTGGCCATCTTCGGCGGCCTGTTCCAGGGCTTCGGCCTGATCGCCGAGCTGCGCGCCGGGGTGATCGAACGGTCCCGGGTCACCCCGGTCAGCCGGCTCGCCCTGCTGCTCGGCCGCTCGCTGCGGGACGTGGTCTCGCTGATCGCGCAGGCGATCATCATCACGCTCCTGGCGCTCCTGTTCGACCTGCGCGTCTTCATCGGCTACCTGCTGCTGGCGTACCTGATGCTGGCCCTGATCGCGCTGATGACCTCGGCCGTCTCGTACGGCGTCGCGCTCAAGGTCAAGAGCGAGGACGCGCTCGCCCCGCTGATGAACACCGTCGCCCAGCCGGTGCTGCTGCTCTCCGGCATCCTGCTGCCGCTCGCTCTGGCCCCCGGCTGGCTCCAGGGCATCGCCAACTGGAACCCGTTCTCCTGGGCGGTCGACGGGGTCCGGGCGCTCTTCGCCGGTGACCTCAGCAACGACAAGGTCTGGCAGGGGCTGACGATCATCGCGGTGCTCGCCGTCGCCGGCGTGGTCTGGGCCGCCCGGCAGTTCGCCCGCAGCGTCCGCTGA